The proteins below come from a single Benincasa hispida cultivar B227 chromosome 4, ASM972705v1, whole genome shotgun sequence genomic window:
- the LOC120075133 gene encoding magnesium dechelatase SGRL, chloroplastic encodes MAFHCVRYSFSPSPGKPNFKLVQRNNPVLLFSSFPTTRASYNTLVSEAVRILVPPARFEASKLKVVFSREVNKSAGIIPRTYILSHCDFTANLTLTISDVINLDQLRGWYNKDDVVAEWKKVKDEMCLHVHCYVSGPNSLLDVAAEFRYHIFSKELPLVLESVLYGDSILFGENPELLDALVRVYFHSSSPKYNRLECWGPLKDAVLGRHHHVQGLLRGSKDVSSPKKLRSPKSIFQALFAFLL; translated from the exons ATGGCCTTTCATTGTGTTCGTTACTCTTTTTCACCGTCGCCAGGCAAACCCAACTTCAAATTAGTTCAAAGGAACAACCCtgttcttctcttttcttctttccctACCACTCGGGCTTCTTACAACACTCTCGTCTCTGAG GCTGTTAGGATATTGGTTCCTCCAGCAAGATTTGAAGCTTCAAAGTTGAAAGTTGTATTCAGTAGAGAGGTGAACAAGTCTGCAGGGATCATCCCAAGAACATATATACTATCACATTGTGACTTCACTGCTAATCTCACCTTAACCATCTCTGATGTTATCAACCTTGATCAG TTGAGAGGGTGGTACAACAAAGATGATGTGGTTGCTGAGTGGAAGAAAGTAAAGGATGAAATGTGTCTTCATGTGCACTGTTATGTGAGCGGGCCAAATTCTTTGCTTGACGTTGCTGCTGAGTTTAGATACCACATATTCTCCAAAGAATTGCCTCTT GTACTTGAATCTGTTCTATATGGAGATTCAATTCTGTTCGGGGAGAACCCTGAACTCCTAGATGCCTTGGTCAGGGTATATTTTCATTCTAGTTCACCAAAGTACAATCGACTCGAATGCTGGGGGCCACTCAAGGATGCTGTACTG GGGAGGCATCATCATGTGCAAGGGCTCCTAAGGGGAAGCAAGGATGTGTCCTCTCCTAAGAAGTTGAGAAGCCCCAAATCAATCTTTCAAGCTCTCTTTGCCTTCCTTCTTTGA